The following proteins come from a genomic window of Actinacidiphila yeochonensis CN732:
- a CDS encoding cobalamin biosynthesis protein yields MRSALAEVPGGRVTVLATVDGRAGHGGVAGAARELGVPLRDFPSAVLAAVPVPTPSEAVRAATGTPSVAEAAALTAAGPGGGLVVPKRKSAHVTVALARCGPELQREQDVDVHEDGFDGERGGFGAGQDDGYGPPGARPGSAARSLPPVGPRATGAAAGQPGGTLPAGPGALSRPDDPAKPSLPRRRRARAACAGRPVPAPRRAPPPRTRAAPSSAARTSSPPATRPRTGPTPPSPSSRPAPALRPLPRAGLPHLGLARARLPRPGLPRGGAAPPAPALPRRRRPPRPNPPNPPEPPGSRSPAVATPGTPVTATRTGGVPAPSPRPPPAPAATTCATTATRRSAPAWSTSP; encoded by the coding sequence GTGCGGTCGGCCCTCGCCGAGGTCCCCGGCGGGCGGGTGACCGTGCTGGCCACCGTCGACGGGCGGGCCGGGCACGGGGGTGTCGCCGGGGCCGCCCGCGAACTCGGCGTACCGCTGCGGGACTTCCCGTCCGCCGTGCTGGCGGCGGTGCCGGTGCCCACCCCCTCGGAGGCGGTGCGGGCGGCGACCGGCACGCCGTCGGTGGCCGAGGCGGCGGCGCTCACCGCGGCCGGGCCCGGCGGGGGACTCGTCGTGCCGAAGCGGAAGTCGGCGCACGTTACGGTGGCTCTCGCCCGGTGCGGGCCGGAACTCCAGAGAGAACAGGACGTGGACGTGCACGAGGACGGATTCGACGGCGAGCGCGGTGGGTTCGGCGCCGGCCAGGACGACGGCTACGGCCCCCCGGGCGCCCGTCCGGGCTCCGCCGCCCGTTCCCTCCCGCCGGTCGGGCCCCGCGCCACCGGCGCCGCGGCCGGACAGCCGGGTGGCACGCTCCCGGCCGGGCCGGGCGCGCTCTCCCGGCCGGACGACCCCGCCAAGCCGAGCCTGCCCCGGCGCCGGCGGGCCAGAGCGGCCTGCGCGGGCCGGCCCGTTCCGGCGCCCCGCAGAGCTCCACCCCCGAGGACCCGCGCGGCTCCGTCTTCGGCGGCCCGGACGTCTTCGCCGCCGGCAACCCGTCCGCGCACCGGACCGACCCCGCCGAGTCCGTCTTCACGCCCCGCCCCGGCGCTCCGACCCCTCCCCCGCGCCGGCCTACCCCACCTCGGCCTCGCCCGCGCCCGCCTACCCCGCCCAGGCCTACCCCGCGGCGGCGCCGCCCCGCCCGCACCGGCCCTCCCGCGGCGCCGCCGCCCGCCCCGGCCGAACCCTCCGAACCCTCCGGAGCCGCCGGGTTCGCGGTCCCCGGCGGTGGCCACGCCCGGCACGCCCGTTACGGCGACCAGGACTGGGGGCGTTCCGGCGCCCTCACCGAGGCCCCCTCCGGCGCCGGCGGCTACGACCTGCGCCACCACGGCGACGCGGAGGTCGGCGCCGGCATGGTCGACCTCGCCGTGA
- a CDS encoding class II aldolase/adducin family protein, protein MVDAARRTVADGLVVGTSGNVSARVGGLVLVTPTGVPYHRLGPDDAVGVELDTGRQVLGRLRPTSELPLHLAVYRSTGTRAVVHTHAPHATAASLLTEELPAVHYMAAELGGRPRTAGYALYGTPELAESVLAALRGGRGGCLMRNHGMLTLGAGIDHAYDRTAQLEWMCRVWLLARAAGDTPTLLDDAELAAAAERFRGYGQPAAPGTGTAPGTEAESGPGAATAP, encoded by the coding sequence GTGGTGGACGCGGCCCGCCGCACCGTCGCCGACGGCCTGGTCGTCGGCACCTCCGGCAACGTCTCGGCCCGCGTCGGCGGCCTCGTCCTCGTCACGCCCACCGGCGTGCCCTACCACCGGCTCGGCCCGGACGACGCCGTCGGCGTCGAACTGGACACCGGCCGCCAGGTCCTCGGCCGGCTCCGGCCCACCAGCGAACTCCCGCTCCACCTGGCCGTCTACCGCTCCACCGGTACCCGGGCCGTGGTCCACACCCACGCCCCGCACGCCACCGCCGCCTCCCTGCTGACCGAGGAGCTGCCGGCCGTGCACTACATGGCCGCCGAACTCGGCGGCCGCCCCCGTACCGCCGGCTACGCCCTCTACGGCACCCCCGAACTGGCCGAGTCGGTGCTGGCGGCCCTGCGCGGCGGCCGCGGCGGCTGCCTGATGCGCAACCACGGCATGCTCACCCTCGGCGCCGGGATCGACCACGCCTACGACCGCACCGCGCAGCTGGAGTGGATGTGCCGGGTGTGGCTGCTGGCCCGGGCCGCCGGCGACACGCCCACCCTGCTGGACGACGCCGAGCTGGCGGCGGCCGCCGAGCGGTTCCGCGGCTACGGCCAGCCCGCCGCCCCCGGGACCGGGACCGCCCCCGGGACCGAGGCCGAGTCCGGGCCCGGCGCCGCCACAGCGCCGTAG
- a CDS encoding ABC-F family ATP-binding cassette domain-containing protein — protein MITATGVELRAGARVLIESASFRVAKGDRIGLVGRNGAGKTTLTKVLAGEGQPAAGTVTRSGEVGYLPQDPRTGDLDTLARDRVLSARGLDTVLRKMRENEERMANGKGATLENAMKKYSRLETEFLTKGGYAAEAEAATIAAALGLPDRVLGQPLHTLSGGQRRRVELARILFSDADTLLLDEPTNHLDADSIAWLREYLKTYRGGFIVISHDVELVETVVNKVFYLDANRSAIDVYNMGWKLYQQQREADEKRRKRERANAEKKAAALNSQADKMRAKATKTVAAQNMARRAEKLLAGLDDVRLSDKVAKLRFPDPAPCGRTPLMASGLSKSYGSLEIFTDVDLAIDRGTRVVILGLNGAGKTTLLRLLAGVEKSDTGEVVPGHGLKLGYYAQEHETLDPARTVLENMRSSAPDTDLAEIRKILGSFLFSGDDVDKPAGVLSGGEKTRLALAALVVSSANVLLLDEPTNNLDPASREEILGALRTFTGAVVLVTHDEGAVEALQPERIILLPDGVEDLWGQEYADLVSLA, from the coding sequence GTGATCACCGCCACCGGCGTCGAGCTGCGCGCCGGCGCCCGCGTCCTCATCGAGTCCGCCTCCTTCCGCGTCGCCAAGGGCGACCGCATCGGCCTCGTCGGCCGCAACGGAGCCGGCAAGACGACCCTGACCAAGGTCCTGGCCGGCGAGGGACAGCCCGCCGCCGGGACCGTCACCCGCAGCGGCGAGGTCGGCTACCTGCCCCAGGACCCGCGCACCGGTGACCTCGACACCCTCGCCCGGGACCGCGTCCTGTCCGCCCGCGGGCTGGACACCGTGCTGCGCAAGATGCGCGAGAACGAGGAGCGGATGGCCAACGGGAAGGGCGCCACCCTCGAGAACGCGATGAAGAAGTACTCGCGGCTGGAGACCGAGTTCCTCACCAAGGGCGGATACGCCGCCGAGGCCGAGGCGGCCACCATCGCCGCCGCCCTCGGCCTGCCCGACCGCGTCCTCGGCCAGCCGCTGCACACCCTCTCCGGCGGCCAGCGGCGCCGCGTGGAGCTGGCCCGCATTCTCTTCTCCGACGCCGACACGCTCCTGCTGGACGAGCCCACCAACCACCTCGACGCCGACTCCATCGCCTGGCTGCGCGAGTACCTGAAGACCTATCGCGGCGGATTCATCGTCATCTCCCACGACGTGGAGCTCGTCGAGACGGTCGTCAACAAGGTCTTCTACCTGGACGCCAACCGGTCCGCGATCGACGTCTACAACATGGGTTGGAAGCTCTACCAGCAGCAGCGCGAAGCCGACGAGAAACGCCGCAAGCGCGAGCGCGCGAATGCCGAGAAGAAAGCCGCCGCGCTGAATTCCCAGGCCGACAAGATGCGCGCCAAGGCCACCAAGACCGTCGCCGCGCAGAACATGGCCCGCCGGGCCGAGAAGCTGCTGGCCGGACTGGACGACGTCCGGCTGTCCGACAAGGTCGCCAAGCTGCGCTTCCCCGACCCCGCGCCGTGCGGCCGCACCCCGCTGATGGCCAGCGGGCTGTCGAAGTCCTACGGCTCGCTGGAGATCTTCACCGACGTCGACCTGGCCATCGACCGCGGCACCCGGGTGGTCATCCTCGGCCTCAACGGCGCCGGCAAGACCACGCTGCTGCGGCTGCTGGCCGGGGTGGAGAAGTCGGACACCGGCGAGGTCGTGCCCGGCCACGGCCTCAAGCTCGGCTACTACGCGCAGGAGCACGAGACGCTCGACCCGGCCCGCACGGTGCTGGAGAACATGCGCTCGTCGGCGCCCGACACCGACCTGGCCGAGATCCGCAAGATCCTGGGCTCCTTCCTCTTCTCCGGCGACGACGTCGACAAGCCGGCCGGGGTCCTTTCCGGTGGTGAGAAGACCCGGCTGGCGCTGGCCGCCCTGGTCGTCTCCAGCGCCAACGTGCTGCTGCTGGACGAGCCGACCAACAACCTGGACCCGGCCAGCCGTGAGGAGATCCTGGGCGCCCTGCGCACCTTCACCGGCGCGGTGGTGCTGGTCACGCACGACGAGGGCGCGGTGGAGGCGCTCCAGCCCGAGCGGATCATCCTGCTGCCCGACGGCGTCGAGGACCTGTGGGGCCAGGAGTACGCGGACCTGGTCTCCCTCGCCTGA
- a CDS encoding VOC family protein — MTPPNGRPATNRPATRPTVYPALRYRDARAAIELLKEAFGFTELAVHEDADGGVAHAELAHGNGVVMLGTAGEQPPEGSYDELAGEPGPVSVYVVVDDPDAHHDRALAHGGVHVVRPLTDQEYGSRDYVARDPEGNLWCFGTYSPELPPAGDG; from the coding sequence ATGACCCCGCCGAACGGCCGGCCGGCGACGAACCGGCCCGCGACCCGGCCCACCGTGTACCCGGCTCTGCGGTACAGGGACGCCAGGGCCGCCATCGAGCTGCTGAAGGAGGCGTTCGGCTTCACCGAACTCGCCGTCCACGAGGACGCGGACGGCGGCGTCGCCCACGCCGAGCTGGCCCACGGCAACGGAGTGGTGATGCTCGGCACCGCCGGGGAGCAGCCGCCGGAGGGCAGTTACGACGAGCTGGCCGGCGAGCCCGGACCGGTCTCGGTGTACGTGGTGGTGGACGACCCTGACGCCCACCACGACCGGGCGCTGGCCCACGGCGGCGTACACGTCGTCCGGCCGCTCACCGACCAGGAGTACGGCTCGCGCGACTACGTGGCCCGCGACCCGGAGGGCAACCTGTGGTGCTTCGGGACCTACTCGCCCGAGCTGCCCCCCGCCGGAGACGGGTAG
- a CDS encoding cobalamin biosynthesis protein — translation MTRADRVFAYGAALGFLGDLLAGDPRRGHPVAGFGRLAGALEQRLWRDDRARGALFAAVCAGGAFGAGRLAERAVRRSPAASVALTALAAWAVLGGTSLAREAGLVAAALERGDLDAARARLPHLCGRDPQGLDADGIARAVVESVAENTSDAVVGALVWGALLGVPGLAGFRAVNTLDAMVGHRSPRHLRFGWAAARLDDVAGWPGARLTALLAAAAGPYPADALAVWRRDAAGHPSPNAGPVEAAFAGALRLRLGGPLSYGGRSEHRAVLGGEFRAPAAADIPRAVRLSRRVGALALGAAAAVSVLRTRAAGPRVTGRGGVA, via the coding sequence ATGACGCGTGCCGACCGCGTCTTCGCGTACGGCGCCGCGCTCGGCTTCCTCGGCGACCTGCTGGCCGGCGACCCCCGTCGCGGCCACCCGGTGGCCGGGTTCGGACGGCTGGCCGGTGCCCTGGAACAGCGGCTGTGGCGCGACGACCGCGCCCGCGGCGCCCTCTTCGCGGCGGTGTGCGCGGGCGGCGCGTTCGGCGCCGGCCGGCTGGCCGAGCGGGCCGTGCGGCGCTCCCCCGCCGCCTCGGTGGCGCTGACCGCGCTGGCCGCGTGGGCGGTGCTCGGCGGTACCTCGCTCGCCCGCGAGGCCGGTCTGGTGGCCGCCGCCCTGGAGCGCGGCGACCTGGACGCGGCTCGGGCCCGGCTGCCGCACCTGTGCGGGCGCGACCCGCAGGGGCTGGACGCCGACGGGATCGCCCGGGCGGTGGTGGAGTCGGTGGCCGAGAACACCTCGGACGCGGTGGTGGGCGCCCTGGTGTGGGGCGCGCTGCTGGGCGTGCCGGGCCTGGCCGGCTTCCGTGCCGTCAACACGCTGGACGCGATGGTGGGCCACCGCTCGCCCCGGCACCTGCGGTTCGGCTGGGCGGCCGCCCGGCTGGACGACGTCGCCGGCTGGCCCGGCGCCCGGCTGACCGCGCTGCTCGCGGCGGCGGCCGGGCCGTACCCGGCCGACGCGCTGGCGGTGTGGCGGCGCGACGCGGCCGGCCATCCGAGCCCCAACGCGGGCCCGGTGGAGGCGGCCTTCGCCGGGGCACTGCGGCTGCGACTGGGCGGCCCGCTCTCCTACGGCGGGCGCTCGGAGCACCGGGCAGTGCTCGGCGGGGAGTTCAGGGCGCCGGCGGCGGCGGACATCCCGCGCGCGGTGCGGCTGTCGCGCCGGGTCGGCGCGCTCGCGCTGGGCGCGGCGGCGGCCGTGTCGGTACTGCGGACGCGGGCGGCGGGCCCGCGCGTGACGGGTCGGGGAGGCGTGGCGTGA
- a CDS encoding inorganic phosphate transporter, translating to MEHVTLLIGIVIATALVFDFTNGFHDTANAMATTISTGAMAPRLAVAMSAVLNLVGAFLSVEVAKTISGGIVDESAGIRPAMIFAALVGAIIWNLVTWLAGLPSSSSHALFGGLIGATLVSVGTHGVHGDAVVTKVIVPAVAAPFVAGLAAMLATRLTYLLGRRADPEAAGRGFRAGQIASAALVSLAHGTNDAQKTMGVITLTLVTGGVVAPHSDPPLWVIVSAGSAIALGTWLGGWRIIRTVGKGITDIQPQQGFAAQTGAAATILASSHLGFALSTTQVCTGSVLGTGLGRSGATVRWSTAGRMVAAWALTLPAAGLIGGGAAYLADRGAWGVTAVGVIGLAVCAVVRTAARRKPVTHSNVNDVEPVAPQAAAVAAPAPAPERSVPTAPASALAPASAPAPAPSAAQPVDLLEAQLQPPLHVQPSAAPAASAPTTV from the coding sequence ATGGAACACGTCACGCTCCTGATCGGAATCGTGATCGCCACCGCCCTCGTCTTCGACTTCACCAACGGCTTCCACGACACCGCCAACGCCATGGCGACCACCATCTCCACCGGTGCCATGGCTCCCCGCCTCGCGGTGGCGATGTCGGCCGTGCTGAACCTCGTCGGCGCCTTCCTCTCCGTGGAGGTCGCCAAGACGATCTCCGGCGGGATCGTGGACGAGTCCGCCGGCATCAGACCCGCGATGATCTTCGCCGCCCTGGTCGGCGCGATCATCTGGAACCTGGTGACCTGGCTGGCCGGCCTCCCCTCCAGCTCCTCACACGCGCTCTTCGGCGGGCTGATCGGCGCCACGCTGGTGTCGGTCGGCACCCACGGGGTGCACGGCGACGCGGTGGTCACCAAGGTGATCGTGCCCGCCGTGGCGGCGCCCTTCGTGGCCGGTCTGGCCGCGATGCTCGCCACCCGGCTCACCTACCTGCTGGGCCGCCGGGCCGACCCGGAGGCGGCCGGGCGCGGCTTCCGCGCCGGCCAGATCGCCTCCGCGGCGCTGGTCTCGCTGGCCCACGGCACCAACGACGCCCAGAAGACCATGGGCGTGATCACGCTGACGCTGGTCACCGGCGGGGTCGTCGCCCCGCACTCCGACCCGCCGCTGTGGGTGATCGTCAGCGCGGGTTCGGCCATCGCCCTGGGCACCTGGCTCGGCGGCTGGCGGATCATCCGCACGGTCGGCAAGGGCATCACGGACATCCAGCCGCAGCAGGGCTTCGCCGCCCAGACCGGCGCGGCGGCCACCATCCTGGCCTCCTCGCACCTGGGCTTCGCGCTCTCCACCACCCAGGTGTGCACCGGCTCGGTACTGGGCACGGGCCTGGGCCGCTCCGGCGCCACGGTGCGCTGGAGCACCGCCGGCCGGATGGTCGCCGCGTGGGCGCTGACCCTGCCGGCGGCCGGCCTGATCGGCGGCGGCGCCGCGTACCTGGCCGACCGGGGCGCCTGGGGCGTCACCGCGGTCGGCGTGATCGGCCTCGCCGTCTGCGCGGTCGTGCGGACCGCCGCCCGGCGCAAGCCCGTCACCCACTCCAACGTCAACGACGTCGAGCCGGTCGCCCCGCAGGCCGCCGCCGTGGCAGCCCCGGCCCCGGCCCCGGAGCGGTCGGTGCCCACGGCTCCGGCTTCCGCTCTTGCTCCGGCTTCCGCTCCGGCTCCGGCTCCGTCGGCGGCCCAGCCCGTGGACCTGCTGGAGGCCCAACTCCAGCCGCCGCTCCACGTCCAGCCGTCCGCGGCCCCCGCGGCCTCCGCTCCCACCACGGTCTGA
- a CDS encoding enoyl-CoA hydratase/isomerase family protein, whose translation MPAAPALLERDGVRLTLEDAVAHVTLCDPARRNAQSPKLWRALAEVGRTLPGSVRVVVLRGEGPSFSAGLDRQAFTPEGFDGEPSFLDLARGPEEERDRAIAGYQEAFTWWRRADLVTIAAVQGHAIGAGFQLALACDLRVCADDVRFAMRETSLGLVPDLTGTRPLVELVGYGRALEICATGRFVYAEEAARTGLATVVVPAADLEGAVADLTAALLASPRAAVNETKALLLSALAGAPEAQYAAERAAQGRRLQDLAGLGD comes from the coding sequence ATGCCCGCTGCCCCTGCCCTGCTCGAACGTGACGGAGTCCGGCTCACGCTGGAGGACGCCGTCGCGCACGTGACCTTGTGCGACCCGGCCCGGCGCAACGCGCAGTCGCCCAAGCTGTGGCGGGCGCTGGCCGAGGTCGGCCGGACGCTGCCTGGCTCGGTACGGGTGGTGGTGCTGCGCGGAGAGGGCCCGTCCTTCTCCGCCGGCCTCGACCGCCAGGCGTTCACCCCCGAGGGCTTCGACGGCGAGCCGTCCTTCCTGGACCTCGCCCGCGGCCCCGAGGAGGAGCGGGACCGGGCCATCGCCGGGTACCAGGAGGCGTTCACCTGGTGGCGGCGCGCCGATCTCGTCACGATCGCCGCCGTCCAGGGCCACGCGATCGGCGCCGGGTTCCAGCTCGCCCTCGCCTGCGACCTGAGGGTGTGCGCCGACGACGTGCGGTTCGCGATGCGCGAGACCTCCCTCGGCCTGGTGCCCGACCTCACGGGGACCAGGCCGCTGGTGGAGCTGGTCGGCTACGGGCGGGCCCTGGAGATCTGCGCCACCGGCCGCTTCGTGTACGCCGAGGAGGCGGCCAGGACGGGGCTGGCCACCGTGGTGGTGCCCGCCGCCGACCTGGAGGGAGCGGTCGCCGACCTCACCGCGGCGCTGCTCGCCTCGCCCCGCGCGGCGGTGAACGAGACGAAGGCGCTGCTGCTCTCGGCCCTCGCCGGGGCCCCCGAGGCCCAGTACGCGGCCGAGCGCGCCGCCCAGGGCCGCCGCCTCCAGGACCTGGCCGGCCTGGGCGACTGA
- the cobO gene encoding cob(I)yrinic acid a,c-diamide adenosyltransferase, with the protein MPQGKPSVVPDDGLTTRQRRNRPLLLVHTGTGKGKSTAAFGLALRAWNQGWPVGVFQFVKSAKWKVGEERALRVLGDSGEGGTVAWHKMGEGWSWVQRDPSSNEEAAREGWEQVKRDLAAQTYRLYVLDEFAYPMHWGWVPVDEVVEALRARPGDQHVVITGRNAPRALLDAADLVTDMTKVKHPMDAGQKGQRGIEW; encoded by the coding sequence ATGCCGCAGGGGAAACCGAGTGTCGTACCGGACGACGGCCTGACGACCCGTCAGCGTCGCAACCGTCCGCTGCTGCTGGTGCACACCGGCACCGGCAAGGGCAAGTCGACGGCGGCCTTCGGGCTGGCGCTGCGGGCCTGGAACCAGGGCTGGCCGGTCGGGGTCTTCCAGTTCGTCAAGTCCGCCAAGTGGAAGGTGGGCGAGGAGCGGGCGCTGCGGGTGCTGGGCGACTCCGGCGAGGGCGGCACCGTGGCCTGGCACAAGATGGGCGAGGGCTGGTCGTGGGTGCAGCGCGACCCGTCGTCCAACGAGGAGGCGGCCCGCGAGGGCTGGGAGCAGGTCAAGCGGGACCTGGCCGCGCAGACCTACCGGCTGTACGTGCTGGACGAGTTCGCGTACCCGATGCACTGGGGCTGGGTGCCGGTGGACGAGGTGGTCGAGGCGCTGCGGGCGCGGCCCGGCGACCAGCACGTGGTGATCACCGGGCGCAACGCACCGCGGGCGCTGCTGGACGCGGCGGACCTGGTGACGGACATGACGAAGGTCAAGCACCCGATGGACGCCGGACAGAAGGGCCAGCGGGGGATCGAGTGGTGA
- a CDS encoding cobyric acid synthase, with amino-acid sequence MKGLLVAGTGSDTGKSVVTAGICRWLARRGVRVAPFKGQNMSLNSFVTRDGAEIGRAQAMQAQAAGVEPSALMNPVLLKPGGERSSQVVVLGRAVGELSARGYHGGRQGELLETVAGCLEELGRTYDAVICEGAGSPAEINLRRTDIVNMAVARRANLPVVVVGDIDRGGVFASFYGTTALLDAADQRLIAGYLVNKFRGDVELLRPGLDMLNGLTGRPVLGVLPFAHGLGIDEEDGLRVSLRGTVRESVVAAPHGPELLRVAVAAVPLMSNFTDVDALAAEPGVVVRFVDRPEELADADLVVLPGTRGTVRALAWLRERGLADAVARRAAEGRPVLGVCGGFQLLGELIEDEVESRAGTVPGLGLLPVRVRFAREKTLARPVGEEYGERVAGYEIHHGVAELLGGEPFLDGCRVGAVWGTHWHGSLESDGFRRAFLRRVAEAAGRRFVPAPDTRFGALREEQLDRLADLVEEHADTGALLRLVEEGPPPGLPFIPPGAP; translated from the coding sequence GTGAAGGGGCTGCTGGTCGCGGGGACCGGTTCGGACACCGGCAAGAGCGTGGTCACCGCGGGCATCTGCCGCTGGCTGGCCCGCCGGGGTGTGCGGGTCGCGCCGTTCAAGGGCCAGAACATGTCGCTCAACTCCTTCGTCACGCGCGACGGGGCGGAGATCGGCCGGGCGCAGGCGATGCAGGCGCAGGCGGCCGGGGTGGAGCCGTCGGCGCTGATGAACCCGGTGCTGCTCAAGCCCGGCGGGGAGCGCAGCAGCCAGGTGGTGGTGCTGGGCCGGGCGGTGGGCGAGTTGAGCGCGCGCGGCTACCACGGCGGGCGGCAGGGCGAGCTGCTGGAGACGGTGGCGGGCTGCCTGGAGGAGCTGGGCCGCACCTACGACGCCGTCATCTGCGAGGGCGCCGGCAGCCCGGCCGAGATCAACCTGCGCCGCACCGACATCGTCAACATGGCGGTGGCCCGCCGGGCGAACCTGCCGGTGGTGGTGGTCGGCGACATCGACCGCGGCGGCGTGTTCGCCTCGTTCTACGGCACCACCGCGCTGCTGGACGCCGCCGACCAGCGGCTGATCGCCGGGTACCTGGTGAACAAGTTCCGCGGCGACGTGGAGTTGCTGCGGCCGGGGCTCGACATGCTGAACGGCCTGACCGGCCGCCCGGTGCTGGGCGTGCTGCCCTTTGCGCACGGGCTGGGCATCGACGAGGAGGACGGCCTGCGGGTGTCGCTGCGCGGCACGGTGCGGGAGTCGGTGGTGGCGGCGCCGCACGGGCCGGAGCTGCTGCGGGTGGCGGTGGCGGCGGTGCCGCTGATGTCGAACTTCACCGACGTGGACGCGCTCGCGGCCGAACCCGGCGTGGTGGTGCGGTTCGTGGACCGGCCCGAGGAGCTGGCCGACGCCGACCTCGTGGTGCTGCCCGGCACCCGCGGCACCGTCCGGGCGCTGGCCTGGCTGCGGGAGCGCGGGCTGGCCGACGCGGTGGCCCGGCGGGCCGCCGAGGGGCGGCCGGTGCTCGGCGTGTGCGGCGGCTTCCAGCTGCTGGGCGAGCTGATCGAGGACGAGGTGGAGTCGCGGGCCGGAACGGTGCCGGGGCTGGGCCTGCTGCCGGTGCGGGTGCGGTTCGCCCGGGAGAAGACGCTGGCCCGGCCGGTCGGCGAGGAGTACGGCGAGCGGGTGGCCGGCTACGAGATCCACCACGGGGTGGCCGAACTGCTGGGCGGCGAGCCGTTCCTGGACGGCTGCCGGGTGGGCGCGGTGTGGGGCACGCACTGGCACGGCTCGCTGGAGTCCGACGGGTTCCGCCGGGCGTTCCTGCGGCGGGTCGCGGAGGCGGCCGGGCGGCGGTTCGTCCCCGCCCCGGACACGCGGTTCGGGGCGCTGCGCGAGGAGCAGTTGGACCGGCTGGCGGACCTCGTCGAGGAGCACGCGGACACCGGGGCGCTGCTGCGGCTGGTCGAGGAGGGCCCGCCGCCGGGCCTGCCGTTCATCCCGCCGGGCGCGCCGTGA
- a CDS encoding alpha/beta hydrolase family protein, translating into MRYAVEHGALRLVLYGWSTGAAMALRALQQSPVRRHVRGMVLDSPVLDWRSTVHAAVSSRGLPTALAPLAVRAAEGRTGLRSGHHAEAASPARFTVPTLLVHGPGDTFAPWQGSRELAERRPDKVALHPVPDGSHTGMWNVDPEGYEETLRRFLTPLM; encoded by the coding sequence ATGCGGTACGCCGTCGAGCACGGCGCCCTCCGGCTGGTGCTCTACGGCTGGTCCACCGGTGCCGCGATGGCGCTCCGCGCCCTCCAGCAGTCCCCGGTGCGCCGGCACGTGCGCGGCATGGTGCTGGACTCGCCGGTGCTCGACTGGCGCTCCACCGTCCACGCCGCCGTCAGCTCCCGCGGACTTCCCACCGCCCTCGCCCCGCTGGCGGTGCGCGCCGCCGAGGGCCGGACCGGACTGCGCTCCGGGCACCATGCGGAGGCCGCCTCCCCGGCCCGGTTCACCGTTCCCACCCTGCTCGTCCACGGGCCCGGCGACACCTTCGCGCCCTGGCAGGGCAGCCGGGAGCTGGCCGAGCGCCGCCCGGACAAGGTGGCCCTGCACCCGGTGCCGGACGGGTCCCACACCGGTATGTGGAACGTGGACCCGGAGGGCTACGAGGAGACGCTGAGGCGATTCCTGACGCCGCTCATGTGA
- a CDS encoding helix-turn-helix domain-containing protein has protein sequence MAETLKKGSRVTGAAREKLAADLKKKYDSGASIRALAEETGRSYGFVHRMLSESGVTLRGRGGATRGKKADAA, from the coding sequence GTGGCCGAGACTCTGAAGAAGGGCAGCCGGGTGACCGGCGCCGCGCGCGAGAAGCTCGCGGCAGACCTGAAGAAGAAGTACGACTCCGGTGCGAGTATCCGGGCGCTGGCCGAGGAGACCGGCCGTTCCTACGGATTCGTGCACCGGATGCTGAGCGAGTCGGGCGTGACCCTGCGCGGTCGCGGCGGCGCGACCAGGGGCAAGAAGGCCGACGCGGCCTGA